A single Geoanaerobacter pelophilus DNA region contains:
- a CDS encoding DUF3164 family protein — MDFYSYSPAFGMEYHPSKEAAIEAATEGMRLTHHDQINQVTWGEVTERGVDTTAGAVLKRQDRLTYEAAYPQVVNGRMEDAAGSLVLLKNIRETDLLEHDLVLSIAAIWKGLAGKIARFKEHNFSDVTTFVDLLFEKHNTKRGGTQGNMTFGTFDRKFKLVIAIQKTLDFGPEIEVAKAKMLQAAREMGNGSQLEGIVTATLTQVDGKLRVAEVLRLCRHKVDNDTWNEGVAIIKDAINVVNSKKQVRMYERNDQGAYVAIPLDIAAI; from the coding sequence GTGGATTTCTACAGCTACTCACCAGCATTCGGCATGGAATACCATCCAAGTAAAGAAGCCGCCATAGAGGCCGCCACCGAGGGGATGAGACTTACCCACCATGATCAAATAAATCAAGTGACCTGGGGCGAGGTTACCGAACGCGGCGTCGACACAACAGCCGGGGCCGTCCTTAAACGTCAGGACCGGCTCACTTACGAAGCGGCATATCCCCAGGTTGTCAATGGCCGCATGGAGGATGCCGCAGGGAGTCTGGTCCTTTTAAAGAACATCCGTGAGACCGACCTCCTGGAGCACGATCTGGTGCTCTCCATCGCGGCGATCTGGAAAGGGCTGGCCGGTAAGATAGCGCGGTTCAAGGAACATAACTTCAGTGACGTTACCACCTTTGTTGATTTGCTCTTTGAGAAACACAACACCAAGCGAGGCGGCACCCAGGGGAATATGACCTTTGGCACCTTCGATCGCAAGTTCAAGCTTGTAATCGCCATCCAGAAGACTCTCGACTTCGGTCCAGAGATCGAGGTTGCCAAGGCCAAGATGCTGCAGGCTGCCAGAGAGATGGGGAACGGCAGCCAGCTTGAGGGCATTGTGACTGCCACCCTTACCCAGGTTGACGGTAAACTGCGTGTCGCTGAGGTTTTGCGCCTCTGTCGGCATAAGGTCGACAATGACACCTGGAATGAGGGCGTAGCTATCATTAAAGACGCCATCAATGTCGTGAATAGCAAAAAGCAAGTTCGGATGTATGAGCGAAACGATCAAGGTGCTTACGTTGCCATTCCGCTTGATATAGCGGCAATATAA
- a CDS encoding Mu transposase C-terminal domain-containing protein, protein MSELTAAEIAKALKVTDRAIRKRGWRAVNETGVARYNIHTIGLDNKEITRIKTYLKRQNRHHVQLPVIAQDETEAQKEAQRLEARQQSASQFAALPAWQKRAAAAKLEIIKACTRYINDCALAKIEGQNSFAHEYALGRIDVAPWVRSEIRQFHPQTLRDWIKTEYELGSMGLVDMYGNRKDQSKIETFSPDGKTQPMVDILVALVLKHPRIREKKANEALRGILLERGIHDAPLVSDKSVMRFMTKWKSQNRDQYEIACNPDNYKNNRQPAFGSRSEGITGPNQLWEIDATPADLLLTDGQRYKIIGVTDVGTARLKYYVNVTEKARDNAWAIRNCILDWGVPCNGTLVTDNGSPYIGGHFTRILHDLDIDHHVCKPFSGDEKPHIERSFRTFSHDLIELTPGYCGHSVADRKEIESRKSFAQRLMKPDEVIEVSVSAAQLQQFIDRWTAAYHNSKHDRLGKTPNQALAEWPHAIHRISDERALDMLMAEAVRRGNRLPTIGKKGIRVNGGVYIHPALGIHVGKKCRAFQDPADLGRIIVHLMNEHGVWEFLCIAEDPNRTGISMAEVASVTRALHTQHKKEIARLNREAKKAIKGVDIVDAVLTYREQENAQEQGNVTYFPRPSVEYSTPGLQAAADARAAIDGRNSMEHAIEIEAKRLTAIPQPPVQDELVQAHPRKIVPLPQKPKGFQVPEDRQARWDLWQELHARILDEDDTISDDEIRFYTSFRKSATWAAFNKIMQSAIK, encoded by the coding sequence GTGAGCGAGCTGACTGCTGCAGAAATAGCCAAAGCCCTTAAAGTTACTGACAGAGCAATTAGGAAGCGTGGCTGGCGCGCAGTCAATGAAACAGGCGTTGCTCGGTATAATATCCACACCATTGGCCTGGACAATAAAGAGATAACGCGCATCAAAACATATCTAAAACGCCAAAATCGGCATCATGTGCAACTGCCAGTAATTGCCCAGGATGAAACCGAAGCCCAAAAAGAAGCCCAACGCCTCGAAGCTCGGCAACAAAGCGCCTCCCAGTTTGCGGCCCTTCCGGCCTGGCAGAAACGGGCAGCGGCCGCCAAACTGGAGATCATCAAAGCCTGCACCAGGTATATCAACGACTGCGCCCTCGCCAAAATAGAGGGCCAAAACTCCTTTGCCCACGAATACGCCCTTGGCAGGATAGATGTCGCACCCTGGGTGCGCTCCGAGATCCGGCAGTTTCACCCGCAAACCCTGCGCGACTGGATCAAAACCGAGTACGAACTCGGCTCCATGGGCCTCGTAGATATGTACGGCAACCGCAAAGACCAGAGCAAGATCGAGACCTTCTCCCCTGACGGCAAAACCCAGCCGATGGTCGATATCCTGGTAGCCCTGGTTCTTAAACACCCGCGAATTCGCGAGAAAAAAGCCAACGAGGCGCTTCGCGGTATCCTGCTGGAGCGCGGCATTCATGATGCCCCGCTGGTCAGCGACAAATCGGTCATGCGCTTCATGACGAAATGGAAGAGCCAGAACCGCGACCAGTACGAGATCGCTTGCAACCCTGACAACTACAAGAATAATCGCCAACCTGCCTTTGGCTCGCGGTCAGAAGGGATTACCGGGCCAAATCAGCTCTGGGAGATCGACGCCACCCCTGCCGATCTACTGCTCACCGACGGTCAGCGTTACAAAATCATCGGCGTCACCGATGTCGGTACCGCCCGCCTTAAATACTACGTCAATGTAACTGAAAAAGCGCGTGACAACGCTTGGGCCATCCGCAACTGCATCCTCGACTGGGGTGTGCCATGTAATGGCACCCTGGTCACCGACAATGGATCTCCTTATATCGGCGGACACTTCACCCGGATCCTGCACGACCTCGACATTGATCACCATGTCTGCAAACCGTTCTCCGGAGATGAAAAACCGCATATCGAGCGGAGTTTCCGCACCTTCAGCCATGACCTGATCGAGCTGACTCCTGGCTATTGCGGCCATAGCGTTGCCGATCGCAAAGAGATTGAATCGCGCAAATCCTTTGCCCAGCGCCTCATGAAACCTGATGAGGTTATCGAAGTATCAGTAAGTGCCGCCCAGCTGCAGCAGTTCATCGACCGCTGGACCGCTGCCTATCACAACTCCAAACACGATCGCCTCGGCAAAACACCCAACCAGGCGCTTGCTGAGTGGCCGCATGCCATCCACAGGATCAGCGACGAACGCGCCCTGGATATGCTCATGGCCGAAGCCGTCCGCCGTGGTAACCGGCTGCCAACCATCGGCAAAAAAGGGATCCGCGTCAATGGTGGCGTGTATATCCACCCTGCTCTCGGTATCCATGTCGGCAAAAAGTGCCGCGCTTTCCAGGATCCTGCCGACCTCGGCCGCATCATAGTCCATCTGATGAACGAGCATGGTGTTTGGGAGTTCCTCTGCATCGCCGAGGATCCGAACCGCACCGGCATCTCCATGGCCGAGGTCGCCAGTGTCACCCGAGCCTTGCATACCCAGCACAAGAAAGAGATTGCCCGGCTTAATCGTGAGGCCAAAAAGGCCATTAAGGGTGTTGATATCGTTGATGCGGTACTCACCTACCGCGAACAGGAAAACGCCCAGGAGCAAGGGAATGTCACCTATTTCCCTCGCCCGAGCGTCGAGTACTCCACGCCCGGCCTCCAGGCCGCAGCCGATGCCAGGGCCGCTATCGACGGCCGAAACAGCATGGAGCACGCTATTGAGATCGAAGCCAAGCGCCTCACTGCCATCCCGCAGCCGCCGGTCCAGGACGAACTAGTCCAAGCGCACCCACGCAAAATCGTCCCATTGCCACAGAAGCCTAAAGGATTCCAGGTACCCGAGGATCGGCAAGCTCGGTGGGATCTCTGGCAAGAGTTGCATGCCCGCATTCTCGATGAAGACGACACAATCAGTGACGATGAGATTCGCTTCTACACCAGTTTCAGAAAATCCGCCACCTGGGCCGCATTCAATAAAATCATGCAGTCCGCCATAAAATGA
- a CDS encoding AAA family ATPase, translated as MTQPATNVNQIVSLDPNTANLVNVGLALEAVESVLSRSSHLPGAVTFTGFSGFGKSLAMEYVAQQYRGYYVEFQDNWSKADYIKMLMFVMDIKKLKGWSENDCVQAIIDELGASRRPLIIDEFDQLIDRKHVGSSLVALTLNIIKKSGGSVILVGEELLPQKIRNYEKFDNCIYGRYLAQPSKLNDCRILARHYYPELEMHDDLLEAVATRCKGITRRICINLDRFAVEARDLGITSVSLSEAGKLITTGEATKPRSLK; from the coding sequence GTGACACAACCTGCAACAAATGTCAATCAGATCGTCTCCCTCGACCCCAACACCGCAAATCTGGTCAATGTAGGCCTAGCTTTAGAGGCCGTTGAATCGGTATTGAGCCGCAGCAGCCATTTGCCCGGCGCAGTAACATTCACCGGTTTTTCTGGCTTCGGCAAATCACTTGCCATGGAGTATGTCGCCCAGCAGTACCGCGGCTACTATGTGGAGTTCCAGGACAACTGGAGCAAAGCGGATTACATCAAGATGCTCATGTTTGTCATGGACATCAAGAAGCTCAAAGGATGGTCTGAAAATGACTGTGTTCAGGCCATTATCGACGAACTTGGTGCCAGCCGTCGGCCGCTGATCATCGATGAGTTCGACCAGCTGATCGACCGCAAGCATGTCGGATCGAGCCTTGTAGCGCTTACGCTCAACATCATCAAGAAGAGTGGCGGTTCCGTCATTCTTGTCGGAGAAGAGCTTCTCCCCCAAAAAATAAGGAACTATGAAAAGTTCGACAACTGCATCTATGGCCGTTATCTCGCCCAACCAAGCAAGCTCAACGACTGCCGTATCCTGGCCCGTCACTACTACCCAGAGTTGGAGATGCATGACGATCTACTCGAAGCCGTGGCCACCCGATGCAAGGGAATCACGCGTCGAATATGCATCAATCTCGATCGTTTTGCCGTAGAAGCCCGTGACCTCGGCATTACCAGCGTCAGCTTATCCGAAGCCGGCAAACTCATTACGACCGGCGAAGCCACCAAACCACGGAGCCTTAAATGA
- a CDS encoding helix-turn-helix transcriptional regulator gives MQKPVKKTKKRQNCTHMTGAELKQLRREIGIGTCDMYRLLGLPRRTYQDYEAGKRGIPESVAIAAKEAHRRDREFFASLPDRIDARILKQFPDGLIK, from the coding sequence GTGCAAAAACCAGTTAAAAAAACAAAAAAGCGCCAAAACTGCACGCACATGACCGGCGCAGAATTAAAGCAGCTGCGCCGTGAAATAGGCATTGGCACCTGCGATATGTACCGCCTACTCGGCCTACCGCGTCGCACCTACCAGGACTACGAAGCTGGCAAACGCGGCATTCCAGAGAGTGTGGCGATAGCAGCCAAAGAGGCCCACCGGAGAGACCGGGAGTTTTTTGCCTCTTTGCCTGACCGGATCGATGCCAGGATCCTGAAGCAGTTCCCGGACGGGCTTATAAAGTAA
- a CDS encoding D-Ala-D-Ala carboxypeptidase family metallohydrolase codes for MKLTRHFTSDEFIVSQTAARLGIDNSPTPEVIANLQLVALVLEKVREYFGKPVLVSSGYRSPALNAAVPGSSKTSAHSKGLAADFTVQGVSNHDVCKWIAENIKELDIDQVIYEFGVTGWVHIGLAATPRYQMLSAIRGDGGKTVYVEGFRA; via the coding sequence ATGAAACTGACGCGTCATTTCACTTCGGATGAATTCATTGTCTCTCAAACCGCGGCTCGGCTCGGGATCGATAACAGCCCCACGCCTGAAGTCATTGCAAACCTGCAGCTTGTGGCTTTGGTTCTGGAAAAAGTGCGGGAGTATTTCGGCAAGCCGGTCTTGGTCTCCTCTGGTTACCGCTCCCCAGCCTTAAACGCGGCGGTTCCAGGCTCATCAAAAACCAGCGCCCACAGCAAAGGATTGGCCGCTGACTTTACCGTGCAGGGAGTCTCCAACCATGATGTTTGTAAATGGATTGCTGAGAACATTAAAGAACTGGACATTGACCAGGTGATTTATGAATTCGGAGTCACCGGCTGGGTGCATATAGGCCTTGCCGCTACCCCTCGCTATCAGATGCTCTCCGCTATTCGTGGCGACGGCGGCAAAACTGTTTATGTAGAAGGCTTTAGAGCCTGA
- a CDS encoding phage protein GemA/Gp16 family protein, with the protein MTKTALKSDKSPRLKLYGRIHSLMAEGNISDEIYRDILFVNFDGAESKSSLSERQLLQLIQHLETLVPGKQRRSYPGRPHNMNRPGQSRTDQLEKIEALLTIGKLPWSYADSIAKQMRLADKVAWVKTEDLYKITTALRKRAQKEGWDLSGETK; encoded by the coding sequence ATGACTAAAACAGCCCTTAAAAGTGATAAATCTCCCCGCCTCAAGCTCTATGGTCGCATTCATAGCCTAATGGCCGAGGGGAATATCTCAGATGAAATCTACCGAGATATCCTCTTCGTAAACTTCGACGGCGCTGAGTCAAAATCCAGCCTCAGCGAGCGCCAGCTCCTGCAGCTTATCCAGCACCTGGAAACTCTGGTACCAGGTAAACAGCGCCGCTCATACCCAGGCCGGCCGCATAACATGAATCGTCCTGGTCAAAGCCGGACCGACCAGCTGGAGAAGATTGAGGCCCTGCTTACCATCGGCAAGCTACCCTGGAGCTATGCCGATTCAATTGCCAAACAGATGCGCCTGGCAGACAAAGTCGCCTGGGTAAAGACGGAAGATCTCTATAAAATTACCACCGCCCTGCGTAAACGGGCACAAAAAGAAGGCTGGGACCTCTCAGGAGAAACAAAATGA